A region from the Oncorhynchus tshawytscha isolate Ot180627B linkage group LG26, Otsh_v2.0, whole genome shotgun sequence genome encodes:
- the LOC112225079 gene encoding ras-related protein Rab-17-like, translated as MGKRTQRRESTGPRSPGPTTPTRDTRTIRVKMVLLGSSGVGKSSLAIRFSKDEFKGTLPTVGCAYFTQVVCLSDVTFHFEIWDTAGQEKYHSVTPLYYRGAHAALVVYDISKRESFIRAQMWLRELEKHYIPASTVMVLVGNKGDLSELRQVTLQEGHSLAVDRGLLFMETSAKSGNQVSELMLAIAHRVKRCTSEHQSGLTEWQETELVNLRRSETLQHPLASCCPSIGP; from the exons ATGGGGAAGAGAACTCAAAGGAGGGAATCAACAGGGCCCCGGTCACCTGGGCCAACAACTCCAACAAGAGACACCAGGACAATACGGGTGAAGATGGTGCTGTTGGGAAGCTCTGGGGTGGGAAAGTCCAGTCTGGCAATACGTTTCAGCAAGGATGAGTTTAAAGGCACTTTACCCACCGTAGGCT GTGCCTACTTCACCCAGGTGGTGTGTCTGAGTGATGTCACATTTCACTTTGAGATCTGGGACACGGCGGGACAGGAGAAATACCACAGTGTTACCCCGCTGTACTACAGAGGAGCCCATGCAGCACTGGTGGTGTACGATATCAGCAAACGA gaaagCTTCATAAGGGCCCAGATGTGGCTTCGGGAGCTGGAGAAGCACTATATTCCGGCTTCCACCGTGATGGTACTAGTAGGAAACAAGGGGGATCTTTCAGAGCTGCGCCAGGTGACATTACAG GAAGGGCATAGTCTTGCCGTTGACAGAGGCTTGCTTTTTATGGAGACCTCGGCCAAGTCAGGGAATCAAGTCAGTGAACTGATGCTGGCTATTG cccACAGGGTGAAGAGGTGTACGAGTGAGCATCAAAGCGGTCTGACAGAGTGGCAGGAGACAGAGTTAGTGAACCTGCGCCGCTCTGAGACCCTACAGCACCCTCTTGCATCCTGTTGCCCCTCCATTGGACCctaa